The following coding sequences lie in one Streptomyces xiamenensis genomic window:
- a CDS encoding ABC transporter permease yields the protein MTVLRTSVRNFMAHKGRMALSGTAVLLSVAFVCGTLVFTGTMTTTFDKLFARTASDVMVGPVERPGGGGFDVPSAVGKPDTVPAALAEEVAAVPGVERVTGTVSSPLVVVVDAANENIGPTTGAPTIASAWSEVELRSMEVREGAPPRGPDEIMVDADTAGNKGLAVGDPLRVLTAFGDFPVRISGIAAFTVTNPGATVLYFEGPVAQQVLLGGEDAYTELYVDGDGSRTDEELRDAVAAAVGAEDYRLRTAQEYADDSKDAIGEVMSVLRYVLLGFAGIALLVGVFLIVNTFSMLVAQRTREIGLLRAIGSGRGQVNRSVLIEALLLGLIGSVLGFGAGIGLAVGLMVVLREFGMNLSTDDLTIGWSVPVIGVVLGTVVTLLAAYIPARRAGKITPMAALREAGTPGDVRAGRVRAAVGGVLAVGGLGLLAATATVDAASQGWGYLALGIVLSLLGLILVAPALVGLVVRVLGVLLLRVFGPVGRLAERNALRNPRRTGATASALMIGLALVSALSVVGASMVSSATDEIDRSVGADFMISPVDFGPVLPDVGAAVAGVRESDGGPLASVTEYRMLSAEITTAGGRVTERQLSAAQPSMLTDLTVGTVTGDLERAYERDGIAVDADAAAELGIGVGDELTVSFERGASAVLTVRAITEKSTLEGGTWALSLETARAHVPDEALPLPLMLFVTAQDGRADEARTALETALEPYPQMELLDQYELKEQIRAQIGQLLNMVYGLLALAVIVAVLGVVNTLALAVVERTREIGLMRAIGLSRRQLRRMIRLESVVIALFGALLGTGLGLAWGAAAQRLMALEGMPVLEIPWPVITAVFAGAALVGLVAALAPAFRAGRMNILTAIATE from the coding sequence ATGACGGTGCTCAGGACATCGGTGCGCAACTTCATGGCCCACAAGGGCCGGATGGCGCTGTCGGGGACGGCGGTGCTGCTGTCGGTGGCGTTCGTGTGCGGGACGCTGGTGTTCACCGGGACCATGACGACCACCTTCGACAAGCTGTTCGCCCGCACCGCCTCCGATGTGATGGTCGGTCCGGTGGAACGGCCGGGGGGTGGGGGTTTCGACGTTCCCTCGGCGGTCGGCAAGCCGGACACGGTGCCCGCCGCGCTGGCGGAGGAGGTGGCGGCCGTTCCGGGGGTGGAGCGGGTAACCGGCACGGTCTCCTCGCCGCTGGTGGTCGTCGTGGACGCGGCGAACGAGAACATCGGGCCGACGACGGGCGCGCCGACCATCGCGAGCGCCTGGTCCGAGGTGGAACTGCGCTCGATGGAGGTGCGGGAGGGGGCGCCGCCGCGCGGGCCGGACGAGATCATGGTGGACGCCGACACGGCGGGCAACAAGGGCCTGGCGGTGGGCGATCCGCTGCGGGTGCTGACCGCCTTCGGCGACTTCCCGGTGCGGATCAGCGGCATCGCGGCGTTCACGGTCACCAACCCGGGCGCGACGGTCCTGTACTTCGAGGGGCCGGTGGCGCAGCAGGTGCTGCTGGGCGGCGAGGACGCGTACACCGAGCTGTACGTCGACGGGGACGGGTCCCGTACGGACGAGGAGCTGCGGGACGCGGTCGCGGCGGCGGTCGGCGCGGAGGACTACCGTCTGCGCACGGCACAGGAGTACGCGGACGACAGCAAGGACGCCATCGGCGAGGTGATGTCGGTCCTCCGGTACGTGCTGCTGGGCTTCGCCGGGATCGCGCTGCTGGTCGGGGTCTTCCTCATCGTCAACACGTTCTCGATGCTGGTGGCGCAGCGCACCCGGGAGATCGGGCTGCTGCGGGCGATCGGCTCGGGGCGGGGGCAGGTCAACCGCTCGGTGCTGATCGAGGCGCTGCTGCTGGGGCTGATCGGTTCGGTGCTGGGGTTCGGGGCGGGCATCGGCCTGGCGGTGGGGCTGATGGTGGTGCTGCGGGAGTTCGGCATGAACCTCAGCACCGACGATCTGACCATCGGATGGTCGGTGCCGGTGATCGGGGTGGTGCTGGGCACGGTGGTGACGCTGCTGGCCGCGTACATCCCCGCCCGCCGGGCCGGGAAGATCACGCCGATGGCGGCGCTGCGGGAGGCCGGCACCCCGGGGGACGTCCGGGCCGGCCGGGTGCGGGCCGCGGTGGGCGGCGTGCTGGCGGTGGGCGGGCTCGGGCTGCTGGCCGCCACCGCCACGGTGGACGCCGCCTCGCAGGGCTGGGGCTATCTGGCGCTGGGCATCGTGCTGAGCCTGCTGGGCCTGATCCTGGTGGCCCCGGCGCTGGTCGGCCTGGTGGTACGGGTGCTGGGCGTGCTGCTGCTGCGGGTCTTCGGCCCGGTGGGACGGCTGGCGGAGCGGAACGCGCTGCGCAACCCCCGCCGTACCGGGGCCACCGCCTCCGCGCTGATGATCGGATTGGCGCTGGTGTCGGCGCTGTCCGTGGTGGGCGCCTCGATGGTGTCCTCGGCGACGGACGAGATCGACCGGTCGGTGGGCGCCGACTTCATGATCAGCCCGGTCGACTTCGGCCCGGTGCTGCCGGACGTGGGCGCCGCCGTGGCGGGTGTGCGCGAGAGCGACGGCGGCCCGCTCGCCTCCGTCACCGAGTACCGGATGCTGTCCGCCGAGATCACCACGGCCGGCGGGCGGGTGACGGAGCGGCAGCTGTCCGCCGCGCAGCCCAGCATGCTGACGGACCTGACGGTGGGCACGGTCACCGGCGACCTGGAACGGGCGTACGAGCGCGACGGCATCGCCGTCGACGCGGACGCGGCTGCCGAGCTCGGGATCGGCGTCGGTGACGAACTGACGGTGTCCTTCGAGCGGGGCGCGAGCGCCGTGCTCACCGTGCGCGCGATCACCGAGAAGTCCACCCTGGAGGGCGGCACCTGGGCCCTCTCGCTGGAGACCGCGCGGGCCCATGTGCCGGACGAGGCGCTGCCGCTGCCGCTGATGCTGTTCGTCACGGCACAGGACGGGCGGGCGGACGAGGCCCGCACGGCGCTGGAGACGGCGCTGGAGCCGTACCCGCAGATGGAACTGCTCGACCAGTACGAGCTGAAGGAGCAGATCCGCGCGCAGATCGGGCAGTTGCTGAACATGGTGTACGGGCTGCTGGCGCTCGCCGTCATCGTGGCGGTGCTGGGCGTGGTGAACACCCTGGCGCTCGCGGTGGTGGAGCGCACCCGGGAGATCGGGCTCATGCGGGCGATCGGGCTCTCACGGCGGCAGCTGCGGCGGATGATCCGGCTGGAGTCGGTGGTGATCGCGCTGTTCGGCGCGCTGCTGGGGACCGGGCTCGGGCTGGCGTGGGGCGCCGCGGCACAGCGGCTGATGGCGCTGGAGGGGATGCCGGTGCTGGAGATCCCGTGGCCGGTGATCACGGCGGTGTTCGCGGGCGCGGCGCTGGTCGGCCTGGTGGCGGCGCTGGCCCCGGCGTTCCGGGCCGGGCGGATGAACATCCTGACCGCCATCGCCACCGAGTAG
- a CDS encoding acyltransferase family protein — protein sequence MRLPIPRQRPRARRASRDPHWDNIRYFSGVLVVFGHVMDSVADRDGLRWLYIASWAMRVPVFVMVAGYFSRADTLTPREARRLIESVLVPYLAIGLLHSLQRHHYDGGEWTFYTAEPGWGLWFLLSLLCWRAALPYLAQLRYPLATSVFVALLVGYIADIGAYLSLSRTFTFLPFFLLGWRLRQGWFRDAMVALWSRYAALGVIAATLVIAWVVRHEVQLGWLFMKGPYGQGHLLDAPFAWVTRAGALAVGFVVALAFIRLVPRRHLPVISYLGAGGLYMYLLHPLMLRPLLERYGVDWVGPWPEQAALLLFALALATALATPPVRWLLRPLVQPRIGWLFRTGTAPAPRDPGPGADKGATSGSPERQLDVARPV from the coding sequence ATGCGCCTGCCCATCCCCCGGCAGCGGCCCCGCGCCCGCCGAGCCAGCCGCGACCCGCACTGGGACAACATCCGGTACTTCTCGGGTGTCCTCGTGGTCTTCGGGCACGTGATGGACTCCGTCGCGGACCGCGACGGACTGCGCTGGCTCTACATCGCCTCCTGGGCGATGCGGGTCCCCGTGTTCGTCATGGTCGCCGGCTACTTCTCGCGCGCCGACACGCTCACCCCCCGCGAGGCCCGCCGCCTCATCGAGTCCGTCCTCGTGCCCTACCTGGCCATCGGCCTCCTCCACAGCCTCCAGCGCCACCACTACGACGGCGGCGAGTGGACCTTCTACACGGCCGAACCCGGCTGGGGGCTGTGGTTCCTGCTCTCCCTGCTGTGCTGGCGCGCCGCCCTGCCCTACCTCGCCCAGCTGCGGTACCCGCTCGCCACCTCGGTGTTCGTGGCGCTGCTGGTGGGCTACATCGCCGACATCGGCGCCTACCTCTCGCTCTCCCGCACCTTCACCTTCCTGCCGTTCTTCCTCCTCGGCTGGCGGCTGCGGCAGGGCTGGTTCCGCGACGCCATGGTGGCCCTCTGGAGCCGGTACGCGGCACTCGGCGTCATCGCCGCCACCCTCGTCATCGCCTGGGTGGTGCGGCACGAGGTGCAACTCGGCTGGCTGTTCATGAAGGGCCCGTACGGCCAGGGCCACCTGCTGGACGCCCCCTTCGCCTGGGTCACCCGGGCCGGTGCCCTCGCCGTCGGCTTCGTCGTCGCGCTCGCCTTCATCCGTCTCGTCCCGCGCCGCCACCTCCCCGTCATCAGCTACCTCGGCGCCGGCGGCCTGTACATGTACCTGCTGCACCCCCTGATGCTGCGCCCGCTGCTGGAGCGCTACGGCGTCGACTGGGTCGGCCCCTGGCCCGAGCAGGCAGCGCTGCTGCTGTTCGCCCTCGCGCTGGCGACCGCGCTGGCCACCCCGCCCGTACGGTGGTTGCTGCGGCCCCTCGTGCAGCCCCGGATCGGGTGGCTGTTCAGGACCGGGACGGCCCCCGCGCCGCGCGACCCGGGGCCCGGCGCCGACAAGGGCGCCACCTCCGGTTCACCTGAACGCCAACTCGACGTCGCGCGGCCGGTGTAG
- a CDS encoding DUF6716 putative glycosyltransferase gives MGSGTPRVVVLADSDSRWKWAASVARRIAPEHAIDARFLAVATTPTERQIAEVGIVPDTTAVVSCVELLDDPAVHTADLVVLGTTGGTVLSLIHSLGVAWEGSPHRPLLVTGYVGVVYENLVDGLLLRVGSDLILANCAHDAERFRSVYRSIGADPEDIVEAGLPFLGGDPYDPPAVFGTHGRDRQPTGARPFTVTFAVQPSVPGTRAARSGMLEKLARHARLHPDREVLIKLRNRPGEAVTHTERHSYQSLYEELPNPPANLTLVYGDMGEVLDRTDLLVTVSSTAAMESIHRGIPTAILTDYGVREAHGNHYFIHSGLLASWAELDKGLIPAVDPGWAASRGVGHQDPYAAARARIAELRAAAPGTRAPTHPYYTPQSAADYLETLLSRRGLGLDGKALPPSHDRAPTAVRRLIRRGAGGLYQVGRKRVAPVIRRLAKG, from the coding sequence ATGGGAAGCGGAACCCCACGCGTCGTCGTCCTCGCCGACTCCGACAGCCGCTGGAAATGGGCGGCGTCGGTCGCCCGCCGGATCGCCCCCGAGCACGCGATCGACGCCCGTTTCCTGGCCGTCGCCACCACCCCCACCGAACGGCAGATCGCCGAGGTGGGCATCGTGCCCGACACCACCGCCGTCGTCAGCTGCGTCGAACTGCTCGACGATCCGGCCGTGCACACCGCCGACCTGGTGGTGCTGGGCACCACCGGCGGCACGGTGCTCTCCCTCATCCACTCCCTCGGCGTGGCCTGGGAGGGCAGCCCGCACCGCCCGCTGCTCGTCACCGGCTATGTGGGCGTCGTCTACGAGAACCTGGTCGACGGGCTGCTGCTGCGGGTCGGCTCCGACCTGATACTCGCCAACTGCGCCCACGACGCGGAACGCTTCCGCTCCGTCTACCGCAGCATCGGCGCCGACCCCGAGGACATCGTGGAGGCGGGCCTGCCCTTCCTGGGCGGCGACCCGTACGACCCGCCCGCCGTCTTCGGCACCCACGGACGCGACCGGCAGCCCACCGGCGCCCGGCCGTTCACCGTCACCTTCGCCGTCCAGCCCTCCGTACCCGGCACCCGCGCCGCCCGGTCCGGGATGCTGGAGAAACTGGCCCGGCACGCGCGCCTGCACCCGGACCGCGAGGTCCTCATCAAGCTGCGCAACCGCCCCGGCGAGGCCGTCACCCACACCGAACGCCACTCGTACCAGTCGCTGTACGAGGAACTGCCGAACCCGCCGGCCAACCTCACCCTCGTCTACGGCGACATGGGAGAGGTCCTGGACCGAACGGATCTGCTGGTCACGGTCTCCTCCACCGCCGCCATGGAGTCCATCCACCGCGGCATCCCCACCGCCATCCTCACCGACTACGGGGTGCGCGAGGCCCACGGCAACCACTACTTCATCCACTCCGGACTGCTCGCCTCCTGGGCCGAACTCGACAAGGGCCTCATCCCCGCCGTCGACCCCGGGTGGGCCGCCAGCCGCGGCGTCGGCCACCAGGACCCGTACGCCGCCGCCCGCGCCCGCATCGCCGAACTGCGCGCCGCCGCCCCGGGCACCCGGGCGCCCACCCACCCCTACTACACGCCGCAGAGCGCCGCCGACTACCTGGAGACGCTGCTGTCCCGGCGCGGACTCGGCCTGGACGGCAAGGCACTGCCGCCCAGCCACGACCGCGCCCCCACCGCCGTGCGCCGCCTCATCCGGCGCGGCGCCGGCGGCCTCTACCAGGTCGGCCGCAAGCGCGTCGCCCCGGTGATCCGGCGGCTCGCCAAGGGCTGA
- a CDS encoding SurA N-terminal domain-containing protein, translating to MKRRTTALSVTAAALLVAAPLLTGCSTGAHPGAAAVVGGERISISQVQGHVEAVRAAQRQQPDADELISTSSTLTRETVNFLVYLQVVDRAAASQGVEVTRRQVQEARADAEANAGGPEALAQSALSGQGGLPLTSGQIDDVLRSNLQIQGIAEQLGVLTDPLGGEKVGALLAETAQEVGVDINPRYGTWDAQTVSLVDLQEPWLRTADRDQQAVTLDG from the coding sequence ATGAAGCGCCGCACCACTGCCCTGTCCGTCACCGCCGCCGCCCTGCTGGTGGCCGCGCCCCTGCTGACCGGGTGCTCCACCGGCGCCCATCCGGGAGCGGCAGCCGTCGTCGGCGGGGAACGGATCTCCATCTCCCAGGTCCAGGGCCACGTCGAGGCGGTGCGCGCCGCCCAGCGCCAGCAGCCCGACGCCGACGAGCTGATCTCCACCAGCAGCACGCTCACCCGCGAGACCGTCAACTTCCTCGTGTACCTCCAGGTCGTGGACCGCGCCGCCGCGTCCCAGGGCGTGGAGGTCACCCGCCGCCAGGTGCAGGAGGCACGCGCGGACGCCGAGGCCAACGCGGGCGGCCCCGAGGCCCTGGCGCAGAGCGCCCTCAGCGGGCAGGGCGGCCTGCCGCTGACCTCCGGCCAGATCGACGACGTGCTGCGCAGCAACCTCCAGATCCAGGGCATCGCCGAGCAGCTCGGCGTCCTGACGGACCCGCTGGGCGGCGAGAAGGTCGGCGCGCTGCTCGCGGAGACGGCGCAGGAGGTCGGGGTGGACATCAACCCCCGGTACGGCACCTGGGACGCCCAGACCGTCTCCCTGGTGGACCTCCAGGAGCCCTGGCTGCGGACCGCCGACCGTGATCAGCAGGCGGTTACCCTCGACGGGTGA
- a CDS encoding nucleoside triphosphate pyrophosphohydrolase, whose translation MTDSAPAGPGRIVLLTTSHRVAPGLLSWPAWQLLRTADRVYARDGGHPLLPYLKEAGVTVAGAAPGGAGLLEECAGGRTVVVLAGADGEGRLTDELAALAGSGRHTMPALELLPGAYDLPGARLLDLVQVMDRIRGECPWSSTRGHRDLAKHGLEEMYELVEAIEAGDRTELREELGDVLLQVVFHARIAQEDAEEPFDVDDVAGGLVAKLVHRHPHIFGDEHAETPEDVRKLWLRTKAEEKRRESVTEGIPLSQPGLALAAKLAGRARTAGLAAELPAPTGPEDFGARLLALAAEAEAAGVDPETALRTTARAYRDTIRAAETPTS comes from the coding sequence GTGACCGACTCCGCCCCGGCCGGCCCCGGCCGTATCGTCCTGCTCACCACCAGCCACCGGGTGGCACCCGGGCTGCTGTCCTGGCCCGCCTGGCAACTGCTGCGCACCGCCGACCGCGTGTACGCGCGGGACGGCGGCCACCCGCTGCTGCCGTACCTCAAGGAGGCCGGGGTCACCGTGGCGGGCGCCGCCCCGGGCGGCGCCGGGCTGCTGGAGGAGTGCGCGGGCGGCCGTACGGTCGTGGTGCTGGCGGGCGCGGACGGCGAAGGCCGGCTCACCGACGAGCTGGCCGCCCTGGCCGGCTCCGGACGGCACACGATGCCCGCGCTCGAACTGCTGCCCGGCGCGTACGACCTGCCCGGTGCCCGGCTGCTCGACCTGGTGCAGGTGATGGACCGCATCCGCGGCGAGTGCCCCTGGTCCTCCACCCGCGGCCACCGGGACCTGGCGAAGCACGGTCTTGAGGAGATGTACGAGCTGGTCGAGGCGATCGAGGCGGGCGACCGCACCGAGCTGCGCGAGGAGCTCGGCGACGTCCTGCTCCAGGTCGTCTTCCACGCGCGGATCGCGCAGGAGGACGCGGAGGAGCCGTTCGACGTGGACGACGTGGCGGGCGGCCTGGTCGCCAAGCTGGTCCACCGGCACCCGCACATCTTCGGCGACGAGCACGCCGAGACGCCCGAGGACGTACGGAAGCTGTGGCTGCGCACCAAGGCCGAGGAGAAGCGGCGGGAATCGGTGACCGAGGGCATCCCGCTGAGCCAGCCAGGACTGGCGCTGGCCGCGAAGCTGGCGGGCCGCGCCCGCACGGCCGGCCTGGCGGCCGAACTCCCCGCGCCCACCGGCCCCGAGGACTTCGGCGCCCGGCTGCTGGCCCTGGCCGCTGAGGCGGAGGCGGCCGGGGTGGACCCGGAAACCGCGCTGCGCACGACCGCCCGCGCCTACCGCGACACGATCCGCGCGGCGGAGACCCCCACGTCCTGA
- a CDS encoding SUKH-3 domain-containing protein, which produces MPEETRAGGGPGLGFDLDQALGYAGWQPGRRMIEQAERWADTLSGHRSPLGHPHALFPAAFETWAEFGGLRLHPMGPGRRYAPGSVVIDPLRGLHWARTLNDLGQALDTELCPLGAEGGGTALLAMDREARMYALDHTGDWYLGPDLRTALTTLLSGTEPGRLINPR; this is translated from the coding sequence ATGCCGGAGGAGACACGCGCCGGCGGCGGTCCCGGCCTCGGCTTCGACCTGGACCAGGCGCTGGGCTACGCGGGATGGCAGCCGGGCCGCCGCATGATCGAGCAGGCGGAACGCTGGGCCGACACGCTCAGCGGGCACCGCTCGCCGCTGGGGCACCCGCACGCGCTGTTTCCCGCGGCGTTCGAGACCTGGGCGGAGTTCGGCGGCCTGCGGCTGCACCCGATGGGACCGGGGCGCCGGTACGCGCCCGGGTCGGTCGTCATCGACCCGCTGCGCGGGCTGCACTGGGCCCGCACCCTGAACGATCTGGGGCAGGCGCTGGATACCGAACTGTGCCCGCTGGGCGCGGAGGGCGGCGGAACGGCGCTGCTGGCGATGGACCGGGAGGCGCGGATGTACGCCCTGGACCACACCGGCGACTGGTACCTGGGTCCCGATCTGCGGACCGCGCTCACCACGTTGCTGAGCGGGACGGAGCCGGGCCGGCTGATCAACCCCCGCTGA
- a CDS encoding HNH endonuclease — protein sequence MTTGRLGQHAAPPNGAYAGQLVQFPDPVRAARFPQGVRVDAEGFPDFSPFARAAAEIAEPPEGFGIDELRLTDYVSANAALHAAGHELWADLPPVATPHGWTWHHVARSRRLELIPVEVKALLRHHAGLATTAVDQDKRGTRPLQDPKPVHFAAPYSVAVEEDRLRAAEEKLGYPLPGAYRSFLKAAGGCAPVGLALDAELGLLIDQPFFTLREEAAVNDLVYINKCLRDHLTKDYLGVAFVHGGIIAVKVKGEDIGSVWLCAYDDARDRDGLTVQERVDTLLLPCGADFDAFLLRLAGSPPELETVADLMVDGGFARAVPVEG from the coding sequence ATGACGACAGGTCGGCTCGGGCAGCATGCCGCGCCACCGAACGGGGCCTATGCGGGACAGCTGGTGCAGTTCCCCGACCCGGTACGGGCGGCCCGTTTCCCGCAGGGCGTCCGGGTGGACGCGGAGGGATTCCCGGATTTCTCCCCGTTCGCGAGAGCGGCGGCAGAGATCGCCGAGCCCCCCGAGGGTTTCGGCATCGACGAGCTGCGGCTGACCGACTACGTGTCGGCCAACGCCGCGCTGCACGCCGCCGGTCACGAACTGTGGGCCGATCTGCCGCCGGTGGCAACGCCGCACGGCTGGACCTGGCACCACGTGGCCCGCTCCCGCCGCCTCGAACTCATACCCGTCGAGGTCAAGGCGCTGCTGCGGCACCACGCCGGTCTGGCGACCACCGCGGTGGACCAGGACAAGCGCGGCACCCGCCCGCTCCAGGACCCGAAGCCGGTGCATTTCGCCGCCCCGTACTCGGTGGCGGTGGAGGAGGACCGGCTGCGCGCGGCCGAGGAAAAGCTGGGGTACCCGCTGCCGGGCGCCTACCGCTCCTTCCTCAAGGCGGCCGGTGGCTGCGCCCCGGTGGGCCTGGCGCTCGACGCCGAGCTGGGGCTGCTGATCGACCAGCCGTTCTTCACCCTCAGGGAGGAGGCGGCGGTCAACGATCTCGTCTACATCAACAAATGTCTGCGTGATCATCTGACGAAGGATTATCTCGGGGTCGCCTTCGTGCACGGCGGGATCATCGCCGTGAAGGTCAAGGGCGAGGACATCGGTTCGGTGTGGCTGTGCGCCTACGACGACGCCCGCGACCGTGACGGGCTGACCGTCCAGGAGCGGGTGGACACCCTGCTGCTGCCGTGCGGGGCCGACTTCGACGCGTTCTTGCTGCGGCTGGCGGGCAGCCCGCCCGAGCTGGAGACGGTGGCCGATCTGATGGTGGACGGCGGCTTCGCCCGCGCCGTCCCGGTGGAGGGGTGA
- a CDS encoding SUKH-4 family immunity protein produces MVTFAQAQERADRWVNGSATGERSREVRVREFDLGFVAWAEDCGGKLVIARDSGESTLWPALPVSEVIRRYEETYGAALAAAPAAEPQGRMDLEATSFLLTPPDWLQEAADRAASSAADGADAAEDAGADTGSLSPSAPDARPAADPDPWAGTDTAGAASGSGAWAAGADATGQHGSEADGTAPAPAADPDPWAGTDTAGEPPAAGAGAASGPEPQADPWAGTDTAGPPSAGGSVWDATDTSGSGTDIPSVAPPATVFSPPVVLDREPPAGLGKDDRSAPGSAPASEARTSVLPQGSALPKTQLHDALPPADPAQPPQLPPVPPAPALPGGTGGGGAADLASADTAKAAMAPTAPQGGPPPAPSRPGASVPPPPPPAPAVPGAASSGGDDAYVPTQQVSPEEIAALKAAASRPTAPSPSQAPPGPPSGPGVPGGPGGNVHAAATMLSPAPGTPGAGDTGGVPFPPPAPAGPGHGTPPPPPPGPAIQAPGGPGTPPPLGQHAPPSQGQGYGYPPPGMPTVGSGYMAVLRYRAPDGSEQQLIRRSAPGMPHPEWQLLHELHAMNVPPQQVLELHTELQSCELPGGYCARMIRENWPQVRITHTAAYGHDHTSRQAGVRHLVEHQDELQQFADGPPRSAPVRAPLPQQQPAPAVGLDVIGQELADAFGPHAIFRYDQQSVSRQGVPEIVAHTLLWSGLPLEIAPIFWAYAQPGRLVPTLAEVAAERGIQPAPDAGSYLVMGTDFGKQLCVQYGTAHIVAVPLEAGPGGTPVTPQFVNASLPQFVRCLALLGRMWRLRYGLNPEQAGHWTTDFQAQLASLDPQAVADPENWWSVLLEQMWDGLL; encoded by the coding sequence ATGGTGACCTTCGCACAGGCGCAGGAGCGCGCCGACCGCTGGGTGAACGGCTCCGCCACCGGGGAACGCAGCCGTGAGGTGCGGGTGCGCGAGTTCGATCTGGGTTTCGTGGCCTGGGCCGAGGACTGCGGCGGGAAGCTGGTGATCGCCCGGGACAGCGGCGAGTCGACGCTGTGGCCCGCGCTGCCGGTGAGCGAGGTGATACGGCGGTACGAGGAGACGTACGGTGCGGCCCTCGCCGCCGCCCCGGCCGCCGAGCCGCAGGGCCGGATGGACCTGGAGGCGACGTCGTTCCTGCTGACGCCGCCGGACTGGCTCCAGGAGGCGGCGGACCGGGCCGCGTCCTCGGCCGCCGACGGGGCGGACGCCGCCGAGGACGCGGGGGCGGACACCGGCTCGCTCTCCCCGTCCGCACCGGACGCGCGACCCGCGGCCGACCCCGACCCGTGGGCCGGCACCGACACGGCGGGGGCCGCTTCCGGCTCCGGCGCGTGGGCGGCGGGGGCCGACGCCACGGGGCAGCACGGCTCCGAGGCGGACGGCACCGCGCCGGCACCCGCGGCCGACCCCGACCCGTGGGCGGGCACCGACACGGCCGGGGAGCCCCCGGCCGCGGGCGCGGGCGCGGCGTCAGGACCGGAGCCGCAGGCCGATCCGTGGGCCGGTACCGACACCGCGGGGCCGCCCTCGGCCGGCGGCTCGGTGTGGGACGCCACCGACACCTCGGGCAGCGGCACGGACATCCCGTCCGTGGCTCCGCCCGCCACCGTCTTCTCGCCGCCGGTCGTGCTGGACCGCGAGCCGCCCGCCGGACTCGGCAAGGACGACCGGAGTGCCCCCGGGTCCGCGCCGGCCTCCGAGGCCCGTACCTCCGTGCTGCCGCAGGGCAGCGCGCTGCCCAAGACCCAGCTGCACGACGCCCTGCCCCCGGCGGATCCGGCCCAGCCGCCCCAGCTGCCGCCGGTACCGCCGGCGCCCGCGCTGCCGGGCGGTACGGGCGGCGGTGGCGCCGCCGATCTGGCGTCCGCCGACACCGCCAAGGCGGCCATGGCGCCCACCGCACCGCAGGGCGGCCCGCCGCCGGCCCCCTCCCGGCCGGGTGCCTCCGTGCCCCCGCCGCCGCCCCCCGCGCCGGCCGTGCCCGGTGCGGCGAGCAGTGGCGGCGACGACGCCTACGTCCCCACCCAGCAGGTCAGCCCGGAGGAGATCGCCGCGCTGAAGGCGGCGGCCTCCCGGCCCACCGCGCCCAGCCCCTCCCAGGCGCCTCCCGGCCCGCCGAGCGGCCCGGGGGTCCCCGGCGGTCCCGGCGGCAATGTGCACGCCGCCGCCACGATGCTCTCCCCCGCCCCCGGCACTCCCGGTGCCGGTGACACCGGCGGCGTCCCGTTCCCGCCGCCGGCCCCGGCCGGCCCGGGCCACGGCACCCCGCCGCCCCCGCCGCCCGGCCCCGCGATCCAGGCGCCGGGCGGCCCCGGCACCCCGCCGCCCCTGGGGCAGCACGCGCCGCCGTCCCAGGGCCAGGGGTACGGCTATCCGCCGCCCGGCATGCCCACGGTGGGCTCCGGGTACATGGCGGTGCTGCGCTACCGCGCGCCCGACGGCTCCGAGCAGCAGCTGATCCGCCGCTCCGCGCCGGGCATGCCGCACCCGGAGTGGCAGCTGCTGCACGAGCTGCACGCCATGAACGTGCCGCCGCAGCAGGTCCTCGAACTCCACACCGAGCTGCAGTCGTGCGAGCTGCCCGGCGGCTACTGCGCCCGGATGATCCGCGAGAACTGGCCGCAGGTGCGCATCACCCACACCGCCGCGTACGGCCACGACCACACCTCGCGGCAGGCGGGCGTCCGGCATCTGGTGGAGCACCAGGACGAGCTCCAGCAGTTCGCCGACGGGCCGCCGCGCTCCGCCCCCGTACGGGCCCCGCTGCCGCAGCAGCAGCCGGCCCCGGCGGTGGGCCTGGACGTGATCGGCCAGGAACTGGCGGACGCGTTCGGTCCGCACGCGATCTTCCGCTACGACCAGCAGTCGGTCTCCCGGCAGGGGGTGCCCGAGATCGTGGCGCACACCCTGCTGTGGTCGGGGCTGCCGCTGGAGATAGCGCCGATCTTCTGGGCGTACGCGCAGCCGGGCCGGCTCGTGCCCACCCTCGCCGAGGTGGCGGCGGAGCGCGGCATCCAGCCGGCCCCGGACGCCGGTTCGTACCTCGTCATGGGGACGGACTTCGGCAAGCAGCTGTGTGTCCAGTACGGCACGGCCCACATCGTGGCGGTGCCGCTGGAGGCGGGACCGGGCGGGACGCCGGTGACGCCGCAGTTCGTGAACGCCTCGCTGCCGCAGTTCGTGCGCTGTCTGGCGCTGCTGGGGCGGATGTGGCGGCTGCGGTACGGGCTGAACCCGGAGCAGGCCGGGCACTGGACGACCGACTTCCAGGCGCAGCTGGCTTCGCTCGACCCGCAGGCGGTGGCCGACCCGGAGAACTGGTGGTCGGTGCTGCTGGAGCAGATGTGGGACGGACTGCTGTAG